In Pseudomonadota bacterium, the following proteins share a genomic window:
- a CDS encoding heparin lyase I family protein has protein sequence MAASAAAQDIAGLRVEHTIRNNKPQTISSPVREGDTALVFRVADGQCGRSPGGFNDCAKDRERSEIRDRGNVALDRPEWYAVSILIPASTPPIDPANTNLLQFQDISGSGEVTLGLNLYQEGLVLIQSDPTNPQTDDMNPPKPLVDKVIVRAGQSRNRWLDIKVEAVWSTGANGKINVWVGDRLVHQHRGRNLVRNVAPTMKFGIYRTFVSRYQGTVPTQTVVFDHIRRGRSEAEVRLP, from the coding sequence ATGGCTGCGTCAGCCGCTGCTCAGGACATCGCGGGCCTTCGCGTCGAGCACACAATCCGTAACAACAAACCCCAGACGATCTCTTCCCCCGTCAGGGAGGGCGATACGGCCTTGGTGTTCCGTGTGGCTGATGGTCAGTGCGGCCGCTCGCCGGGTGGCTTCAACGATTGTGCCAAAGATCGCGAACGCTCTGAGATCCGTGATCGCGGCAATGTCGCGCTCGACCGGCCCGAATGGTACGCGGTGTCGATCCTGATCCCCGCCTCCACGCCGCCCATCGACCCTGCCAATACGAACCTGCTTCAGTTTCAGGACATCAGCGGGTCGGGTGAAGTCACGCTTGGCCTCAACCTCTACCAGGAGGGGCTCGTTCTCATCCAGTCCGACCCCACCAATCCGCAGACCGATGACATGAACCCCCCGAAGCCGCTCGTGGACAAGGTGATCGTGCGCGCAGGCCAAAGCCGAAACCGCTGGCTCGACATCAAGGTGGAAGCCGTCTGGTCCACCGGGGCAAATGGCAAGATCAATGTCTGGGTGGGGGATCGCCTCGTCCACCAGCACAGAGGCCGCAATCTCGTGCGAAACGTGGCGCCCACGATGAAGTTCGGCATCTACCGCACCTTCGTGTCACGCTACCAAGGGACCGTGCCGACCCAGACCGTGGTCTTCGACCATATCCGACGGGGCAGGTCCGAGGCGGAGGTGCGACTGCCCTGA
- a CDS encoding Hint domain-containing protein produces MPLTFLIVTPDNINDGLGDEDEDEDEDEDEDEDELALETNPGNETNGGEAEEGARISFDSFGDARVTIEGDVLGDDNNSTLAASVTIGGETYAAGTRIETDYSFIAFDEDTGQYFRISHVTIDNDYVGAIVSRGFDADSDSLGDVYTPGNTLQLVDPDDVSDRPGWEAFVFDPDYSSGEDDIYSNDVDLSDDGSVVVCFTAGTRIELPGGEVTTVEALGSGDFVQTQSGVPRPIRWIARRRLSRAHLEANPKLRPVKIGPGALGCGLPHRTLRVSRQHRVLVSSPIAQRMFDTPSVLVAAIHLVGLPGIEIDTDCTEVEYVHFLLDQHDIVYAEGAPSESLFTGREALRAVSPAARAELTALFPDLMEHAPPAAPIPPGRRQKRLVARHGKTAKPLLSGRDLH; encoded by the coding sequence ATGCCACTGACCTTCCTGATCGTCACCCCAGACAACATCAATGACGGCCTCGGAGACGAGGACGAGGACGAAGATGAAGATGAGGACGAAGACGAAGACGAGCTGGCCCTAGAGACCAATCCCGGCAACGAGACCAACGGCGGCGAGGCGGAGGAGGGCGCGCGCATATCCTTCGACAGCTTTGGTGATGCCCGCGTCACCATCGAGGGCGACGTCCTCGGCGATGACAATAACTCCACCCTCGCAGCCTCCGTTACCATTGGCGGCGAAACCTACGCGGCCGGTACGCGCATCGAGACGGATTACTCCTTCATCGCGTTCGACGAGGACACCGGCCAGTATTTCCGCATCAGCCACGTCACCATCGACAACGACTACGTGGGCGCGATCGTGTCCCGTGGGTTCGACGCCGACAGCGACAGCCTCGGCGACGTCTACACGCCGGGCAACACGCTCCAGCTCGTGGATCCCGATGACGTGTCCGACCGCCCGGGATGGGAGGCCTTCGTCTTCGATCCGGACTACTCGAGCGGCGAGGACGATATCTACAGCAACGACGTGGACCTCTCGGATGACGGCTCCGTCGTCGTGTGCTTCACCGCGGGCACCCGCATCGAGCTCCCCGGGGGCGAGGTCACCACGGTGGAGGCGCTCGGCTCCGGCGATTTCGTCCAGACGCAGAGTGGCGTGCCGCGGCCCATCCGCTGGATCGCCCGGCGCCGGCTGTCCCGCGCCCATCTCGAGGCCAATCCGAAGCTGCGCCCGGTGAAGATCGGGCCGGGGGCGCTGGGCTGCGGTCTCCCTCATCGCACGCTCCGCGTTTCGCGCCAGCACCGGGTGCTCGTCTCCTCCCCCATTGCGCAGCGCATGTTCGACACGCCCTCGGTGCTTGTCGCCGCGATCCACCTCGTGGGGCTGCCGGGCATCGAGATCGACACGGACTGCACGGAAGTGGAATACGTGCATTTCCTGCTCGACCAGCACGATATCGTCTATGCCGAGGGCGCCCCCTCCGAGAGCCTCTTCACGGGGCGCGAGGCCCTGCGGGCGGTGAGCCCAGCAGCCCGGGCCGAGCTCACAGCGCTCTTTCCCGATCTCATGGAGCACGCCCCGCCCGCGGCCCCCATTCCCCCGGGCAGACGCCAGAAGCGCCTCGTCGCGCGGCACGGAAAGACGGCGAAGCCCCTCCTTTCAGGGCGCGACCTGCACTGA
- the trxA gene encoding thioredoxin produces MLELNAGPEAGDLIKDGTEATFMADVVEASEEVPVIVDFWATWCGPCKTLTPALEAAVTKAKGAVKLVKVDVDQNQAIAAQLRIQSIPTVYAFYKGQPIDGFQGALPPSEVDAFIEKVAQAAGGSADGGLSDAVAAAEEMLEEGAAVDAAQTFAAILEEDGANAPAYGGLVRAHLALGDLEQAEAILNGAPAEISDAAELEAARAQLELARQAAGAGPVAELRSAVEANPEDHQARFDLAQAMHATGDAAGAVDELLELFRRDREWNDGAAKAQLFTIFDALKPNDPVVLNGRRRLSSMIFV; encoded by the coding sequence ATGCTCGAGCTCAACGCAGGCCCCGAAGCGGGCGATCTCATCAAGGACGGAACGGAAGCCACCTTCATGGCCGACGTCGTCGAAGCCTCCGAGGAGGTGCCCGTCATCGTGGATTTCTGGGCCACGTGGTGCGGCCCCTGCAAGACGCTGACCCCGGCCCTCGAAGCGGCGGTGACGAAGGCGAAGGGCGCGGTGAAGCTCGTCAAGGTAGATGTCGACCAGAACCAGGCCATCGCCGCGCAGCTGCGCATCCAGTCGATCCCCACGGTCTACGCCTTCTACAAGGGCCAGCCCATCGACGGCTTCCAGGGCGCGCTGCCGCCCTCGGAGGTGGACGCCTTCATCGAGAAGGTCGCGCAGGCCGCGGGCGGCAGCGCCGATGGCGGGCTCTCGGACGCGGTGGCCGCCGCCGAAGAGATGCTCGAGGAAGGCGCGGCCGTGGACGCGGCGCAGACTTTCGCCGCGATCCTTGAGGAAGACGGGGCCAATGCTCCGGCCTATGGCGGGCTCGTTCGGGCCCATCTCGCGCTGGGCGATCTCGAGCAGGCGGAGGCGATTCTGAACGGCGCGCCTGCCGAGATCAGCGACGCCGCCGAGCTCGAGGCGGCCCGCGCGCAGCTCGAGCTTGCGCGGCAGGCGGCCGGGGCGGGCCCCGTGGCGGAGCTGCGCTCGGCCGTGGAGGCCAATCCCGAGGATCATCAGGCGCGCTTTGACCTCGCGCAGGCCATGCATGCCACCGGCGATGCCGCGGGGGCCGTGGACGAGCTCCTCGAGCTCTTCCGCCGCGACCGCGAGTGGAACGATGGCGCCGCCAAGGCGCAGCTTTTCACGATCTTCGATGCGCTCAAGCCCAACGACCCCGTCGTTCTGAATGGGCGGCGTCGGCTTTCTTCCATGATATTTGTCTGA